GCGCGAGCGTCCAGTTCGCTTCGAGCGTGGCGGTGAGCGACGTGCCGACGGCGAACTTCGTGAGCGCGCCGACCGCGTGCGTCAACAACCCCGTCTCGTTTACCGACGCCTCGGCGGGAAGCCCCACNNNNNNNNNNNNNNNNNNNNNNNNNNNNNNNNNNNNNNNNNNNNNNNNNNNNNNNNNNNNNNNNNNNNNNNNNNNNNNNNNNNNNNNNNNNNNNNNNNNNGATCTCGGAGCACCACATGTTCGGGTACCTGAGCGGCGGGGTCCGCGTGAAAAATTTCGTTTTCTCCGCACAAATTCACAACGTGTTCAATAACGCCCCCCTCCACAGCGACGCCATGAGCACCTACTGGCACCCCCGGCGTGACATCCGCGCCATGGTCTCCTATCGGAAAGGGCTGTGAAACCGTGCAAGGCTTTGTTGTTTTCTCCGGAGGTGTCCCGAGACGCGCCCCGGGGCGCATCGCCGGGATGGCCGCCGCCATGCTGAGCGCCGTCTTGTTTCCCGTACCCATTGCGGCGGCGCAGGTCGCCGTGCTTCTGAGCAAGAATCTGGGCCCTTACGCGGAAGCCGTTCAGGGACTGAAGGATTCCCTTAAGGGAGACTCCTTTATGGACTTTGACCTCGGCGGGGAGGAAGGTGCCGGCAAAAGCACCCTGAAGAAGATCACGGCGAAAACGCCCGACGTCATCGTGTCGGTGGGCGGCACGGCGCTCAAGGTCGCGGCATCGAACGAGAAGAGCACCCCCGTCGTATTCGCCATGGTGCTCCGTCCCGAAAAGCTCTACGACACGACGCAGGGCAACGTCGCCGGCGTCACGCCCGACGTGGACTACGGCATCCAGTTCGAGCGCCTGAGCAAGATCCTGCCCAATGTCAAGACCCTCGGCGTCCTCTACAACCCCGACTCGTCGAAAGCCGAGATGGAGAAGGCGAAAGAACAAGCGGCGCGCTACGGCATCGAGCTTCAGGCCCAGGCGGCGTCGTCGGACAAGGACGTGCCGTCCAGTTTCCGTGCCGTCGCCAACAAGGTGCAGGCATGGTGGCTCTATCCCGAGTCCTCCATCCTGACCGTGGACGCGCTCAAGTTTTTGGCCCTCGAAACCACGAAGCGGAGCATTCCCGTCGTGGCGCCGGCGGAGAAATTTTTCAAGCTTGGAGCGTGCTTTGCCATCCAGGCAACCTATCGCGGCGTGGGGCAGCAAACGTCGGAAGTGGTGAAACGCATCCTCGAAAGCGGTGACACCCCCAAGTCCATCGGCGTGGAGAAGGCGCGCCACGTGGAGGTGGTGCTGAACCGCAAGGTGGCGGATACGCTGAAAATTTCGGTTCCGCCCGAGGCACAAAAGTTCGTGGACCGAACCGTCGAGTAAGCCATGGCGATCCATTCGCACTCCATCCCCCGACGAAAAAGCCTGCGCACGCGCCTTACCCTGGTGAGCGTCGCGTTTATAGTTCTCCTGGGCGCGGTTTTGGGTGGCTACTCCACCTACCAGATGCGTACGGCGCAGATCGACAAGCTTCTTGACCTCGGTCGCACCCTGACGCAGGGGATCGCGTTCAACAGCGCTTTTTCGGTCTACAGCGAGGATTCGGAAACCTACGGTCCCCTCATGGAAGGCGTGCTGCGAGAGCCGGACGTGCTCTACGTTCGCTTCTCGGACATGCAGCGTAACCAGATTGACGAAAAGGGGAAGGAAACGTGGGCCGGGCCGGGCGAGGAGAAGGCCGTTTTGGAATACCTCGCAAGCGATATCGAGGAACACCGCGATGCGGAGGGCAACTCCTATTATAACGTCCGCGCGCCGCTTATTCTGGATCGCCAGGTGCCCACGACGGCGGAGGCGGACTTCTTCGGCTTCGAGGAGGCCGAGGGGGCTCCCTCGGCCCAGGAAGCCGAAACAAAGATCGAGCGCATTCCCGTGGGCTACGCCGAGGTGGGCATCTCTCCCGAGCGGACCCAGATGCTTATCCGGCGAACACTCTGGTACAACATCGGACTCGCCGCGCTGGGCATCCTTTTGGCCGGCGTCTTCGCCACGTTTTTCGCGAACCGCATCACGCGCCCCATAGGCACGATTGTGCAGGGGGCCGTTCGCATCTCGGAGGGCGATCTCTCAAGGGGGGTGGACGTGCATTCGGACGACGAGGTGGGCGTGCTCGCCAATTCCTTTAACCAGATGCGGGAGCGCATCGAGGAGCAGATGAAAAGCCTCGAGGCCGCGAACGAGGAGATGCGGCGCGCGAACGAGCAGATCGAAACCGCCCGGAAGGCCCTCTGGGGCGAGATGCAGCTCGCCAAGAAGATTCAGACGGTGCTTCTTCCCCCGCGCGTCGAGATCCCGGGCTTCGACACGGCCGCCTCCATGCACACGGCGGACGAGGTGGGAGGCGACTATTACGACTTCCTTCAGCAAGACGGCCGCTCGTGGCTCGCCATCGGGGACGTCTCCGGGCACGGCGTCACGTCGGGGCTCATTATGATGATGGCCGAATCGGCCCTGCATTCGCACATCATGCAGCACCCGGACACCGATCCGAAAACGGCTCTCCATGCCGTGAACCGCGTCCTTTGCGACAATACGAAGCGCATGGGAAACGACGCCTTTATGACCATCGTGCTTCTTGCGTATGAGGGAGACGGCCGATTTTCCTACACCGGCGCGCATGACGATTTCCTGCTCTACCGCGCCCGCGAGGATCGGTGCGAGACCGTGGCCACCCAGGGTGCATGGGTCGGCGCGTTCGAGGAAATCGGGCACGCTCTTGAAAACAACACGCTTCTTCTGTATCCTGACGACGTGTTAATTCTTTATTCCGACGGCGTGGTGGAAGCCAAGAACGTTAACGGTGAACTGTTTAACATGGAGCGTTTCAAGAAGACCCTCACGGAGAATGCTAGCAAGAAGGCGGCCGATATCCATAACGCCGTCCTCAAAGAGGTCAGAAAATGGATGCACATACAAGACGATGACATAACCCTCATGGTTCTTAAACGGGAGGCATGATATGGCGGAAAAAAAGGAAAAAGAAGCCGTTCAAGCCAAGGTCGGCAAGGACCACATGGAGTTGAGCTTCGGGCCGCGCTGGACGTACATCAGCTGCGTCCGCGGCTTCGTGGCACACTTCTTTGCCATCGGCTTGGAGGACAAAATCCATGCCGAGCGAATCTCGCTGGCCGTAAGCGAGCTCTTGGAAAACGCCGTAAAATATTCCTCGGGCCCTGACACCACGGTGAGCGCCTCGATCCTGGGAAAGCACAACAAGGTGGTGGCGCGTGTCGAAAACCAGAGCACGGCGGAACACATCAAGGAACTTCAGGGCGAGATCAAAGGCATCTGCCAAAAAAATCCCGAGGAGGCCTACATGGCAAAGCTCATGGAAGCTGCAAACCGAACCGACGGAAAAAGCCAGCTGGGCCTCGCGCGGATACGCTATGAAACCGGCGCGGTGCTGACGGTCAGTATCAACGGCGACCGCGTTCACGTGGAGGCCACGTTTCCCCTGGTTTCGAATGCCGAGGAGGCCACGACATGACAAAACTCGCTTTGGAGCCCTTTACCGCGGATACCCTACGCATTGAGCCCGTCGACATTCCCGAGGGAGGCGTGGAACTGCGCTTCACCGGCAACATCGACATGCGCGATCCCTCCTCTGTCCTGAGTCCCTACTACGAGCAGGTGCACACCGAGGCCACGTCGAACAACGCGCCCGAGGTGCGCCTTGATCTGCGAAACCTCACGTACCTTAACTCCTCCGGCATTCTGACGCTCGTCAAGTGGATCAAGCGCCTCCAAGACACGCCCGCCGACCAGCGCTACAAGTTCCACATCATCTATTCGAACGACATTACCTGGCAGCGCATCAGCATCCTCACCATCAGCAAGATGGCGGGCGACGTCGTGCAGGTCTCGAAAGCCTGAAAGAAAGGGACCAGGGGTCAGCCGTCAGGGATCAGCCAAAGGAGAAATCCATTAACTGACGGCTGGTGACTGGCCCCTGGCCCCTTTTTCTATCGCCGCTTTTTGATTTCTTTCACGATGGCGGCGTTTTTGGGAAACTCTCCCGTCTGGAGCTTGGAGTAAACAAGTTCGCCGTTCAGGCTCACCTCGAACCGTCCTCCGTCGCTCGGGACGAGCTCCAGTCTTTTAATGTTACGCTTGAATTCGTTGAGAAGCGCTTCCGTCAAACTGACGGCCTGCGGTTCATAGTTTCAAGCGCTGCAGTAGACGATTTCCACGTTCATTGCCAGCTACCTCCTGTGGGGTCTGTAACGTTTCGTCAGGCTTTATCGTATACCAGGGAGGCCCGCCATGGCAAAGGGCGGGATGAAGCGGTTTGCTTGGGCGCTGCCGGTTGCGATACCATGGCAAGGAAGTGAAGAAGGAAATTTACGTCAACGTCGAGCGCTCCGAGACCCGCGTCGCCATGCTCGAGGACGGCAAGCTCGCGGAAGTCTTCATCCAGCGTGAAACGTCCCAGGGCGCGGCCGGAAACATCTACAAGGGACGCGTCGGGAAGGTCCTGCCGGGCATCCAGAGCGCCTTCGTGGCGGTGGGGCTGGAGCGCGACACGTTCCTTCACGTTTCCGACGTGATTGCGAACCACCGCTCCTACCGGGACTACCTCACGCCGGGCAAGCGCACTTTCCGCGCGGGCCGCGTGCCCGACAACGCCCGCATCGAGGACTACGTCCGCTCCGGGCAGGAGCTCCTGGTGCAGATTGCCAAGGAGCGCGTGGGCACGAAGGGGGCGCGCGTGACGACGCGCATCGCGCTTCCGGGGCGCTACCTGGCCTACATGCCGGGCACGGGAATTCTGGGAATCTCGAGGCGCGTTGACGACCGCCGCGAGCGGGGCCGCCTGCGGCGCGTCGTGGGACGGAACCGCCAGCCCTCCGACGGCTTCGTCATCCGCACGGCCGCAAGGGGCGTCGCCGACAACGATCTCCGGGACGACATCAACAGCCTCATCAAGCTCTGGGAGGAAATTAAGCAGCGCGCCCGCTCCAGCCCCTCCGAGACGCTCCTCCACACGGACACGGACCCCTTGGTGAAGACCATGCGCGACTACCTGTCCAAGGACGTCACCAAGATTGTGGTGGACTCGCGGCGCGCGCACGAGCAGGTCGAAGACTACCTCCATCACTTCAGCCCCAACTGGAAGGGCACGCTTCGGCTGCACGACGAGATGCTGCCGCTGTTCGAGAAGTACGGCGTCGAGCAGGAGATACAGAGAAGCCTCGAAAGCAAGGTGTGGCTTCCCTCGGGCGGCCACATCGTCATCAACCAGACCGAAGCGCTCGTGGCGATCGACGTCAACACGGGGCGCTTCGTCGGCTCCAAGAATCTCGAGGACACGGTCTTCCAGCTCAACATGGTCGCCGTGAAGGAGGTGGTGCGCCAGATTCGCCTGCGCGATTTGGGCGGCATCATCGTCATCGATTTCATCGACATGGAAAATCTCAAGAACCGCCGCCGCGTTCTCCAGGCCTTTCGCGATGAGTTGCGCAGGGACCGGGCCCAGTCCAAGATTCTGCAAATCAGCGATTTCGGCCTGGTCGAGATGACGCGCAAGCGCTCGCGCGCGAATCTGCAGCGCATGCTCTGCTCCCCGTGCCCCTACTGCGACGGCGCGGGGCGAATCAAGAACGAGCGCACGATTTCCTACGAGATTCGCCGCCGCGTCCTCCGGCTGGCCAAAAAACTGAGCGGCGAGAGGATTCTCATCAAGGGCCACCCCGACATTCTGAAGGAGCTTCGGGCGCAGGACGGCTTTCTCAAGGACCTTGAGGAGGCCACCCAGAAGTTCATCGTTCTGCAGAACGAGCCCACCTACCACCACGAGCAGTACGACGTGGTGGGGGCCCGGAACTGAGGGGCGGCGGTCATGCCTTTGGTGTCGCAGACGCCCGTCCGCGTGCGCTACGCCGACACCGACAAGATGGGCGTCGCCCACCACGCGGCGCACATCGTGTGGCTCGAGACCGGACGGACCGAGTTCTGCCGCGCCGCCGGGTTTTCCTACGCCGAGGTGGAAGCCGACGGCGTGGCCCTGCCCGTGGTGGAGGCCGTCTGCCGCTACCGGGCGCCCGCGCGCTTCGAGGACGACCTGGTCGTGCTGACGCGCCTCAAGGACCTGCGCAAGAAACGCATCGAGTTCGCCTACCGCGTGCAGCGCTCCTCCGACGGTGCGCTCGTCTCCGAGGGCGAAACGCTCCACATCCCCGTGGACCGCGAGGGAAATGCGTGCGCCGTTCCCGAGAAATACTACGAGCGGTTGACGAAGACGCTGGAGGAATAAAGGAGCCGTCAGGGGCTGGGGGTCGGTAGCCGGAGGCCAGCAGCCAGTTGGCGAATTAAAAAGCCCTTTATTGACGCCACTTAGCGGTTTCGTTTCGTAGAATGGTGGTGGCGTAGATGAGTTGGAAAAAGGGGCAAATGAGCCTGTAATACACCCCGCGTGTCTTGTAAGTCATGATGAATACATGATTTTTTGGCGCTGGCCCCTTGACAACGACCCTGGCGGCAGCGTATAATAAAAGACTGCCGAGCTTGGCTCGGCGGCACGGAAGGAAAGTAATGGCACAAGTCGCGCCCTTATGGGTGCGGTAAATGGCAGCACTTTCCTTTTTTTGTGGAAAAAGTTTGGGGCGGCGCGCTAAGGTGCTCCGAGAGCAAATCCCTCTGCGTGCACGCGCCGCCCCATCAGAATGGCCGGGTCGTCTAATGGCAGGATACGCTCTCTGCAAGGACGAGAAGGCGGTTCGATTCCGCCCCCGGCCTACCAAAACTTATTTCATGAATCAGTCTGCCCGCCTTGCGGCAGGCATAGGATAGAATAGCGGATGGCTTGGCTTGTGTCAAGCAATTTAAGCTGGAAAAGATTAAATACGAATTAACTTGACAGGCGTAGCATTATGTAGTATAATGTAGTATGATGAAAAAAGCAGAAACCGTAATCAGCGTTCGGATAACTAAGGAAATGCAGAAGAAGCTCAGGGCTTTAGCCNNNNNNNNNNNNNNNNNNNNNNNNNNNNNNNNNNNNNNNNNNNNNNNNNNNNNNNNNNNNNNNNNNNNNNNNNNNNNNNNNNNNNNNNNNNNNNNNNNNNCCCGCCGATGAGCCTACCTCTTCGGAGCCCCCCTCTTCGGAGCCGCCAGTGTTGGATCGTCACTGCTTGGATCCTCCGGGCGAGGAGCCTCCCGCTGAGGAGCCCCCCGCCGAGGAGCCTCCCGCCGAGGAGCCTCCCGCTGAGGAGCCTCCCGCCGAGGAGCCCCCCGCCGAGGAGCCTCCCGTTGAGGAGCCTCCCGTAGAGGAGCCTCCCGTCGAGGAGCCTCCC
The DNA window shown above is from Acidobacteriota bacterium and carries:
- a CDS encoding acyl-CoA thioesterase — translated: MPLVSQTPVRVRYADTDKMGVAHHAAHIVWLETGRTEFCRAAGFSYAEVEADGVALPVVEAVCRYRAPARFEDDLVVLTRLKDLRKKRIEFAYRVQRSSDGALVSEGETLHIPVDREGNACAVPEKYYERLTKTLEE
- a CDS encoding Rdx family protein, with amino-acid sequence MTEALLNEFKRNIKRLELVPSDGGRFEVSLNGELVYSKLQTGEFPKNAAIVKEIKKRR
- a CDS encoding Rne/Rng family ribonuclease produces the protein MKKEIYVNVERSETRVAMLEDGKLAEVFIQRETSQGAAGNIYKGRVGKVLPGIQSAFVAVGLERDTFLHVSDVIANHRSYRDYLTPGKRTFRAGRVPDNARIEDYVRSGQELLVQIAKERVGTKGARVTTRIALPGRYLAYMPGTGILGISRRVDDRRERGRLRRVVGRNRQPSDGFVIRTAARGVADNDLRDDINSLIKLWEEIKQRARSSPSETLLHTDTDPLVKTMRDYLSKDVTKIVVDSRRAHEQVEDYLHHFSPNWKGTLRLHDEMLPLFEKYGVEQEIQRSLESKVWLPSGGHIVINQTEALVAIDVNTGRFVGSKNLEDTVFQLNMVAVKEVVRQIRLRDLGGIIVIDFIDMENLKNRRRVLQAFRDELRRDRAQSKILQISDFGLVEMTRKRSRANLQRMLCSPCPYCDGAGRIKNERTISYEIRRRVLRLAKKLSGERILIKGHPDILKELRAQDGFLKDLEEATQKFIVLQNEPTYHHEQYDVVGARN
- a CDS encoding SpoIIE family protein phosphatase, which encodes MAIHSHSIPRRKSLRTRLTLVSVAFIVLLGAVLGGYSTYQMRTAQIDKLLDLGRTLTQGIAFNSAFSVYSEDSETYGPLMEGVLREPDVLYVRFSDMQRNQIDEKGKETWAGPGEEKAVLEYLASDIEEHRDAEGNSYYNVRAPLILDRQVPTTAEADFFGFEEAEGAPSAQEAETKIERIPVGYAEVGISPERTQMLIRRTLWYNIGLAALGILLAGVFATFFANRITRPIGTIVQGAVRISEGDLSRGVDVHSDDEVGVLANSFNQMRERIEEQMKSLEAANEEMRRANEQIETARKALWGEMQLAKKIQTVLLPPRVEIPGFDTAASMHTADEVGGDYYDFLQQDGRSWLAIGDVSGHGVTSGLIMMMAESALHSHIMQHPDTDPKTALHAVNRVLCDNTKRMGNDAFMTIVLLAYEGDGRFSYTGAHDDFLLYRAREDRCETVATQGAWVGAFEEIGHALENNTLLLYPDDVLILYSDGVVEAKNVNGELFNMERFKKTLTENASKKAADIHNAVLKEVRKWMHIQDDDITLMVLKREA